The following coding sequences are from one Mustela lutreola isolate mMusLut2 chromosome 5, mMusLut2.pri, whole genome shotgun sequence window:
- the HAVCR2 gene encoding hepatitis A virus cellular receptor 2 isoform X1, whose product MVSPPSFDCVLLWLLLLTGSLEGVYVAEVGQNADLPCTYTPNPSEDPVPVCWGRGACPVFECHSMVLSTDGRNLKYQTSNKYHLKRSIHKGDVSLTIENVTLADSGIYCCRIQFPGPMNDKKLNLELVIKPAKVTSARTPWTDFTTAFPRVLTTKGRGTETQTLEGLHDKEHTQIPTWATELQDAGATTRMGVYIGAGVSAGLALLLITGALILTWYSYSKEKLQNSSLLTLGSPPPLGLANTGAEGMRSQENIYVIEENIYEMEDPYEYYCYVNNEQQS is encoded by the exons ATGGTTTCACCTCCTTCCTTCGACTGTGtcctgctgtggctgctgctacTCACAG GGTCTTTGGAAGGGGTATACGTAGCTGAAGTGGGTCAGAATGCTGATCTGCCCTGCACCTACACTCCCAACCCTTCTGAGGATCCTGTGCCTGTCTGCTGGGGCAGGGGAGCCTGTCCGGTGTTTGAATGTCATAGTATGGTGCTCAGCACAGACGGAAGGAACTTGAAATATCAGACATCCAACAAATACCATCTGAAGAGGAGTATCCACAAAGGAGATGTGTCCTTGACTATAGAGAACGTGACTCTAGCCGACAGTGGGATCTATTGCTGCCGGATCCAGTTCCCAGGCCCAAtgaatgataaaaaattaaacctGGAGTTGGTCATCAAACCAG CCAAGGTCACCTCTGCTCGGACTCCATGGACAGACTTCACCACAGCCTTTCCACGGGTGCTCACCACCAAGGGACGTGGCACAG AGACTCAGACACTGGAGGGCCTCCATGATAAGGAACACACT CAAATACCCACGTGGGCTACTGAGTTACAAGACGCTGGTGCGACCACTAGAATGGGAGTCTACATTGGAGCAGGGGTCTCCGCCGGGCTGGCTCTTCTCCTTATCACTGGTGCTTTAATTCTCACAT GGTATTCTTATAGCAAAGAGAAGTTACAGAACTCAAG CCTCCTCACTTTGGGCAGCCCCCCTCCCTTGGGGTTAGCAAACACAGGAGCAGAAGGAATGCGCTCGCAGGAAAACATCTATGTCATTGAGGAGAACATATATGAAATGGAAGATCCATACGAATACTACTGCTATGTCAACAACGAGCAGCAATCCTGA
- the HAVCR2 gene encoding hepatitis A virus cellular receptor 2 isoform X2, whose protein sequence is MVSPPSFDCVLLWLLLLTGSLEGVYVAEVGQNADLPCTYTPNPSEDPVPVCWGRGACPVFECHSMVLSTDGRNLKYQTSNKYHLKRSIHKGDVSLTIENVTLADSGIYCCRIQFPGPMNDKKLNLELVIKPETQTLEGLHDKEHTQIPTWATELQDAGATTRMGVYIGAGVSAGLALLLITGALILTWYSYSKEKLQNSSLLTLGSPPPLGLANTGAEGMRSQENIYVIEENIYEMEDPYEYYCYVNNEQQS, encoded by the exons ATGGTTTCACCTCCTTCCTTCGACTGTGtcctgctgtggctgctgctacTCACAG GGTCTTTGGAAGGGGTATACGTAGCTGAAGTGGGTCAGAATGCTGATCTGCCCTGCACCTACACTCCCAACCCTTCTGAGGATCCTGTGCCTGTCTGCTGGGGCAGGGGAGCCTGTCCGGTGTTTGAATGTCATAGTATGGTGCTCAGCACAGACGGAAGGAACTTGAAATATCAGACATCCAACAAATACCATCTGAAGAGGAGTATCCACAAAGGAGATGTGTCCTTGACTATAGAGAACGTGACTCTAGCCGACAGTGGGATCTATTGCTGCCGGATCCAGTTCCCAGGCCCAAtgaatgataaaaaattaaacctGGAGTTGGTCATCAAACCAG AGACTCAGACACTGGAGGGCCTCCATGATAAGGAACACACT CAAATACCCACGTGGGCTACTGAGTTACAAGACGCTGGTGCGACCACTAGAATGGGAGTCTACATTGGAGCAGGGGTCTCCGCCGGGCTGGCTCTTCTCCTTATCACTGGTGCTTTAATTCTCACAT GGTATTCTTATAGCAAAGAGAAGTTACAGAACTCAAG CCTCCTCACTTTGGGCAGCCCCCCTCCCTTGGGGTTAGCAAACACAGGAGCAGAAGGAATGCGCTCGCAGGAAAACATCTATGTCATTGAGGAGAACATATATGAAATGGAAGATCCATACGAATACTACTGCTATGTCAACAACGAGCAGCAATCCTGA
- the HAVCR2 gene encoding hepatitis A virus cellular receptor 2 isoform X3 has protein sequence MVSPPSFDCVLLWLLLLTGSLEGVYVAEVGQNADLPCTYTPNPSEDPVPVCWGRGACPVFECHSMVLSTDGRNLKYQTSNKYHLKRSIHKGDVSLTIENVTLADSGIYCCRIQFPGPMNDKKLNLELVIKPAKVTSARTPWTDFTTAFPRVLTTKGRGTETQTLEGLHDKEHTQIPTWATELQDAGATTRMGVYIGAGVSAGLALLLITGALILTWYSYSKEKLQNSR, from the exons ATGGTTTCACCTCCTTCCTTCGACTGTGtcctgctgtggctgctgctacTCACAG GGTCTTTGGAAGGGGTATACGTAGCTGAAGTGGGTCAGAATGCTGATCTGCCCTGCACCTACACTCCCAACCCTTCTGAGGATCCTGTGCCTGTCTGCTGGGGCAGGGGAGCCTGTCCGGTGTTTGAATGTCATAGTATGGTGCTCAGCACAGACGGAAGGAACTTGAAATATCAGACATCCAACAAATACCATCTGAAGAGGAGTATCCACAAAGGAGATGTGTCCTTGACTATAGAGAACGTGACTCTAGCCGACAGTGGGATCTATTGCTGCCGGATCCAGTTCCCAGGCCCAAtgaatgataaaaaattaaacctGGAGTTGGTCATCAAACCAG CCAAGGTCACCTCTGCTCGGACTCCATGGACAGACTTCACCACAGCCTTTCCACGGGTGCTCACCACCAAGGGACGTGGCACAG AGACTCAGACACTGGAGGGCCTCCATGATAAGGAACACACT CAAATACCCACGTGGGCTACTGAGTTACAAGACGCTGGTGCGACCACTAGAATGGGAGTCTACATTGGAGCAGGGGTCTCCGCCGGGCTGGCTCTTCTCCTTATCACTGGTGCTTTAATTCTCACAT GGTATTCTTATAGCAAAGAGAAGTTACAGAACTCAAG atga